In Vicia villosa cultivar HV-30 ecotype Madison, WI linkage group LG7, Vvil1.0, whole genome shotgun sequence, the DNA window ttttatgcatcccaaacacataccaacgcataccattacgaaattgatcaccaataacatcaaaatactccaaatacatgattctaatgcacaaacaacataccataacaccatgtaacaatactacatcatcaattgcagtcaattcatcaaatcatgcatgtcagtgttggaatttcacaaaacctaacatcctaaatagagattctaattccttaattcaatcctatcatcgtcaaaatcataataccatataattagagtaatcaccccttaccttagccaaagatttctCGAttggtcttcttcttctttgttcctcttcacgtatcagctttccaatctctcatctccctgctctgcttttcacgttccttttttcctttctcccaattcctcattattttataaaataacctttaattagaatagggcctttactaatataacaccccccctcattccttaacaccaCACGTGGCCCAACATcataaaccattcttttccaattaacttccacaaaccaccaacaattctaattattaattgaattcccaatatttctcaatgttcctcataaaatcaattattccaattaaataattttcctacttaaattaaataattagaaataattttcggggtgttacagtAACCGTTTCTATCACTGATCATGCCCATTCGTAAGGATCACtgaaggaaaattttaatttCCGCTGCATATTATATCGTGATTTTCTTTCAGTTTGTTATGGTACAATTGACTATAATACAATTATGTGATCTTATGAAAATGATACAATTGACTTTCTAATGTGATATGGTGAAcaataatacaaattaaaaaaaatgggaTTAATTATAAAAGCAGGATAATATTTGTTGATTATGCAGAAAATTTAACAACGGTTATAGTCATAACCGTTATAATATCTCGCGCGCTGttcagaaaaaaaataaatatcaaaatggCGCATatgggaatcgaacccaggaCCATTAAATTTATCACAACGGTCTTTTGAAAAACCGTTGTGATAGAGAGCGCACTTTCTAGTTTATTACAACGGCTATTGAGCCATGATTGTAAGTGTCATATATTTAACGACACTCTACATAACAACGCCTGGGCCCGCATTGTTATATATCTTTCATAACCGTTGTTAATTGGGTTTTCCGTAGTAGTGACGGGTGTATGGGATATACAAATTTACGAGATCAACCATAAGAGAAAAAAACCCTCAATTAAATATTAAGTTAAGTTCTTTCCAAAATTTAGCACTCATCAAGACTAGTATCGAGTAATGTAGGTTTCGCCTAACGCAAGGTGCATGTTTCATATTAGTAAGGTGCGATGGGATAAATGTAATATCCAACTGCTAAAATTTTGGGTTTGACTTAACTAAACTAATTATAATAAgattatatgtgtgtgtgtgtgtgtgtttagaaGTGAGAGTTGAGAACAATCCATATGATGGATTAGAATAAGGAGTTATTCACTCAACTAATGAAATTCGAGAGTTGTATTAGATACAATTGGAAAGAGTTCCTACCTAAATAACAGAGTTTTGTGTAATTCGCCTACGCGgacttaaaacaaagtgaaacatGGATTTCGACCTACTCAAAAATATTTCGACGGGATTTTCCAAATTAAATGTTGAGGGTCATTTGGTTTGAGTAAAAAATAGTGGAGCATTTTAATAAAATTCGTTATtagaatgatttaatttgatacaaTATTTTATCCGTCTTGTTAACCTCTCCAATACTCACTGGATTCTGCCAGATCTTCTTCACAAAGTCTCACACATTGTTGCCAGCAACTTCCCACAATCTTTGGTAAAACCCAGCCGGATAACCATCCGGACCATGTGCTTTCCAAGGTTTCATAGCAAAGAGAGCCCTTCTCACGTCCTCATCAGTATTATCATCATCAAGTTTTTGAACCTTAGCTTCATGCAGCTTAGGGAAGGATATCTCAGTATGTTTTTGCTCACGCCAGTCATAATTAAGAGCAAACAGATTTTTATAGAAGTTAGTCACAAGCAGCTTTAGTTGTTCCTTCTCCTCCACCCATTATCCATTATCATCTTTAAGCATAGTAATCTTGTTTCTTTTTCttaactcttttttctttttcttcttattcttattcttcttcttctttttatagCTTTGACGTGATAGTATTTGGTATTATGGTCGCTATCCGCAAGCCATTGAGTCATCGACCTCTCAAACCACATTAATTCCTCTTAAGGATATTTCTCACTTCTAACTGCAAGCTTCTCTCTAGATTTATCATCCCCGCAATATTGTAACGTCGTTGTAAACATCGCCGGATACCATTAAGTCTTGTCATGATCTTCCTTTTCATAAAAATGACCAGATAAAAGCTATGGATTTTCCACCGTTTAATCTCCTCTTTAACATTGCTCAGGTTCGTATTCATACTATAGCCATGTCTCAAAGTATTTTCTAACAACACTTTGTAGTTAGTATCATTCAGCCAGGCGCCCTCAAATCTAAATTCTCGAGGCACCTTGGCATGCACACATAATTTAGGGGTAATTAAGATGGGGTGATGATCAGAGAGTTCAACCCTAGTGAGCACTTTAGCTTGAGAATCCGGGAAATCCATTCTCTACTCCTCATTGCTTGGAACTCTATCTAGTTTCTCATAGATGCGTTGTCCCCCGTGGAACAAGGGGCCTCTCCATGTAAATTTCAGACCAACAGTCTCCATATGCAAAAGATTGCATTCGTTAATTCTATCTCGAAACAATTTGCATTTACTTGAAGAAGTGAGTGTTCCACCCTTTTTATCAATATTATAGGCTATATCATTAAAGTCCCTAGCAAGTAACCGAGGACCTTTCACATCCTCCGCTATTCTTCTAATATCCTCCAACATAATTTTCCTATTATCATTATTTGGGCTAGCATAGATGGCTGTAAAGAGCCACTCTTTGTCAGACTGATCCTTAATACGACTATGAATGAACTGATTCTCTTTACTAAGAAACTGAACATCCATCTCATCCTTCTTCCTTCCAGGCCACACCAATGCCTCCAAGGAAACCATTATTTTCCATCATAATGCTCCTATCAAACCCCAATCTCTCTCTGCATTGTTTTATGATGAATACAACTACCAATTTGCTAGTGTGGAACTGTCGGATAAGGTTTCAGTGACTTTGGAAAATGGTAACTTTGATAACTTTAGTTATCAATTTATTATCTCACatcaatataatttaaattaattattttttcattcattttttaaacTAAAGTTACAAAGTTATGGTAATAGTAAAGTTACTGAAGCCATTCCCGGAACTGTCGTGGTGCAACTAGTAAAGCTTTCTTCTGATATATGGATCTCTACAAACCTGACATGTTTATTGTGCTAGAAACTAGAAGTGACCCTATCAACCTcttaaattttaacttttaaaaaaaaaaaaagttaacatttccatatttttgaatttaattaGATAGAATGTCCTCAATCAATTTAACACAATAATTTAGTATCACgtcattttttatattattttattttataattaataaaaagtttaatataatttatattaaatgtaCCAGTATCTAACTTATATTCACGAGTATTAAAAAATTTACCAAAAAAAACTTAATCAAGTTAGCTTCCATTTGTTTTTACGTTTCTTATATAAAATGTACAATCAATATGAAGCTCCAAATCCTCAAATAttaatatcaagataaccacttaaaaaaacattaaaacgtgATATTTATGTTCTATCGCGTATACAAACATTCTATCAGTAATTAATCTGATTTGATTTTCAAGTTATTGATTTGATTCTTAAACCTTTAACTATTTTAAACCGTTTGACATGGTTTTACAATATCAAATTTAATCATATAAAAtacgaaaaaaaaaacaaatatttaattgttaaatTAATCACCGACTTAAAAATAGACTTGATGAGAAAATCCACTAATAAAATATACCATTATTAATGTGTTTATAAATGAGAAATTGTTACAGTATCAAAATCTTCTTTGATAAAGTTATTGCATACCGTAACAACTAAGATGGTTACAAAAAGTACTGAACATAAATGCCATCAATCTTGCCACCATATTATTTTAACTTTTCAAACATGGTTGTATTACTATTAATTAAagatttcaattttcaaaaaagTACTCCCCTACGTGTTACGGAAAATACGGCTGAAAACACACTACTAGTCTAGTATTATGACCGATAGTAGTACGAATTTGGAAGGAAGGATTGAAACTTATCAATCCATTAATAGATAAAATCTTACTACTACAATAAAAGTAGACAGTACGTACAAAAATCTCAGTCACTCCACCCacagaatatttaaaataattaatgctAATTGGAAAAACAACCAAACTTTAAATAATAAACCCCACCATATAACCTCAACATAAGTTTGCCTCTTCTCTACCACTTTTTCTCTTCCAAAACCTTCCTCACTGCATAAAAACTAAACATGACTGTTGAAGCTCACCATCTCAACATTTTACCTTCTCAACAACGCCTTCTCAATCGGTACAAATTACGATCttcatttttctttgattttttaactgTGTCTTTTCCATTTATATAttcattgttgttcttatatatGCCGCAGGAACATGAACACAAACTCCACCGACACAAATTTAATGAACATTTACAACCACTCGTCAGAGAATCTTATTCCAACTCCCACTCCGTCATACAACAACCTCTTCTTAGAAGATAACCGCCATCAAAATATCACCGACAGTGACAGTAACAGCAACAGTAACATTGTCTCGTTGTACCCAAGAGACTGGATCAATAACTATCATTTCGCATCTTACAAGAATAGTCTAAATGTACACCACCAAAACACCGACACCGACATCGACAACCTCATATCTCAACAGGTAACTTTATTCTCAACCTCAGAATAAGTatggtttttatttaatttcaaataaagaaaCTAATTTGTGTTTGTTTAGATGCAGAAGTTTAGAGTGGAACTggaagaaaaaagaaagagagaaataaaGATGATAATTGAAGCTATAGAAATTGAAATGACGAAGAAAATGAAAGCTAAAGAACAAGAGATAGAAAAACTCGAAAGAATGAACATGATCCTGGAAGAAAGAGTGAAAACACTTGTCATGGAGAATCAAATATGGCGAGAATTAGCACAAAACAACGAAGCCACAGTTAATGCCCTCCGGAACAATCTGGAACAAATACTTAGGGAGATGAAGAACGAGGGAGCGGCGGAGCAGGATGGAGAGTCGTGTTGCGAAAATGGGTGGCGCACGCTAGTGTTATGTGCGCAGGATAAAGAAGATGGTGAAAGTGAAAAGAAGAGATGGTGCAGGAATTGTGGAGAAAGAGTATCGTGCGTGCTCATCTTGCCTTGCAGACACCTCTGTCTGTGTGATTTATGTGTGGCTACAGTTCATATTTGTCCTATCTGTCAATCTTTCAAAAACAGTACTCTAAATATTAATTTGAGTTAATTATCCACCCACAAGAAATAGAAGATGCTAGTTTGTGTTTTTTGGTTATATAGTGGTAGTTCAGTTCTTGCTTTTTTTGTAAAATTAGTATGAGACTTGATAGTTCGCACAGGACAAGCAAATtcgataaaaataatatttaaaaattatataattatagttaaaaaatgtatataaaaatatgtacgaattaatataaaaaatatttaaaatgatgattttaaatataataaataatgtctttttaaatagtaaataaatatagtaaaGTAATAgctaagaaatatatatataaaagatatacaaataaatattataatagtaaaaaaaataataaaaaataattaagtaatCATTTATCAGGGTCGCACATTatgaatagtaaataaatatatataatatagtaattgttaaatatataattaagtaATCTTGGCTCTCTGTTAGTAGGGCATGTCTATTTTAAGTAGTCTTGGCccgtaaaaaaatataaaataaatacttataacaatttttaatataaatatatcttTTTATGTGTAATTTCAATGTGTATATTTTTAATCGTAAATTTGAATATAACATAAATATTACTATGTATTTTGGTTATAAACTAAAACTCGTTTTAATATGAATCTAAGATTgattataaaacaaaattaaattgtttatttttataataagaataacaataataataatatgtaataatatctattttatgtaataaaattatattatctcattcactaaaacaaaaataaaattatattattgtcAAACTACATTagcctttaaaattatttaaaaccacaattaataaataactcttatgatatttgaaaattaaaaattgaatgatattgaaatatatcaaattaattgattGATCTTTATTAAGTATGGTAAAAGAATAGAAATTGTCCAAATTTTACCATATCAAAATTTATAGTAACAAATATGtgtattaatcaaatatttttagaattttttagaataaatattaacTTGGAATTAACGTAAAGCTGGATAAATGCAAGAGATACTCAAGTCGTCAAGGAAACTTCTGATACTGCACCAAACCGCTGCGAATACACTTACAATAGAAGTTGAAATACAAAGCTGAATAGAAGATCACAAAAGAATACACTTACAACAAAAGTTGAAATACTAAGCTGAATAGAAGATCACGAAAGAATATATCTACAATAGAAGCTGAAATACACAGCTAATCAGAAGATCACGAAGACTGATTTAAAATAAAGCCgttaaaaacataataattagtaaaacggctgcaacactccaaaagtgcaAGTCCCAATgctgattgaagaagctatccacacgCAAATCCTTGGAAGAAAACAAAAGCTGAGACAAACACGCAAACTATTTAATGTTGCAAAAAGGAGTTGAAGTTAACGGGCAAAAATCCGGAGtctatatatactcatgatctcttgaatcaaaaaCAACAACCACACACGAGAACATTACTATTCTgaaaatcatcaagtgtgaagaaaaactctctgaagcaaattttcatattcattctcagAGTTCATTACCTTGTgcttaatcttagtgaaatatcacagttgtgattacagctttctagaagcaaTACTATACACTATTAATAGAAGTTACATGGTaactgagtccttgagagaccagttgggtcaggagtctcgagaagtctaggactagttgagtcttagaagttggttagtcacaaacaATTGGTTTATGCAGGTTTGTTAGTCACCAGCAAGTTTGACTCGTGCATTGTATTGTAAGTCACGGCAGTTGGTTGTacaagtgtaatcaggttctgattatagtggattaagacctttgttgagaggcaaatcaccttgtgagggtggactggaggtagccttattgagaaggtgaaccatgataaaaataattgtgttctgtCTATCTTTCCTTCATCAAGTTCTTAAAAGAACCACTTATTCATCCCCCTTCCAAGTGTTTTGtaaaccttcaattggcatcagagcacctggttctgggtgcaaacacttaaccgtgtcagaaaaaAGATCCAAAAGGAAAACACTATGCGAATGAATTAAACAACAATGGCTACACAAAACCTCCTGTGTTCGATGGAgagaattttgaatattggaaagataggatagaaagtttctttctaggacaagATCCTGATCTATGGGATATTGTGGTATATGGTTACAATCATCCAGAAGACGCAGGTGCAAAGATAGCAAGGAAGAACATGACTGATAAACAAAAGAAGGAATTCAAGAGTCATCACAAAGGCATAACTATCTTGCTAAGTGCTATCTCGCAGGCAGAATATGAGAAAATCACCAACAGAGATACAACACATGATATATTTGAGTCAttcaagatgactcatgaaggcaatgctcaagtcaaagaaacgAAAGCTctggccttaatccagaagtatgaagccttcaagatggaagaggATGAGACTATTGAagccatgttctcaagatttcaaaccttGACTGCGGTTCTAAGAGTTCTAAACAAAGGGTACACCAAATCTGATCATGTATAGAAAATAATCAGAAGTCTACCAAGAAGATGGGGCCAATGGTTACAGCGTTCAAAGTCGCAAAGAATCTTGACGAAGTATCCCTTGAATAACTCATCAGTGCgttaagaagtcatgagattgagctcgatgcaaatgagcctcaaaagaaaggtaagactaTAGCTCTTAAATCTGTTAAAAAATCTGAAACTAATGCTTTGCAGGCTAAGGAAGAATGCTCAACGGAGTCCAGATCAGAGGAAGAAGACGAGCTGTCTCTTCTAtctagaagagtaaatcaactctggagaagcaagcaaaggaagttcagaaacttcagaAGACCAAAATATAAAGGAGAAACCTCTGAATACAGAAGGATAAGCAGAAGAAGCaatgtgtgctatgaatgcaatgaaccaggacacttcaaaagtgaatgTCCTAAACTGCAAAAAGAAAGGCCTAATAAAAGATTTTAAAGGAAGAAAAGTttgatggctacttgggatgactctgaACCATCTGAAGATGAATTCAActcagaagatgaacatgccaacATAGCATACATGGCCACCACAGAAAATGACTCAGACTCAGAAGCTGAAAcaaatgaggtattttctgaactcactagaaaAGAGCTTAAAGAAAGTTTATCAGAACTCTTAGAAAGACACAATAGATTAAGAACAAGATTTAAAAGGCTAAAGATTGAACTGTTAACTGAAACAAAGAAACTTAACCAAGAAAATACTGAACTTAAAGATAACAATACACAACTCATAGAGGAAAGGGAAACAAAAACCCTTAATTCAGACAACAGTTTAAAATCTGATATTCTGAAATAATATGATgataattttcaaaaatttcttgttAAAAGCATGAACAGAAGCAAAATAGCCTCaatgatttatggtgttagtaGAAGCAATCGAACTGGAATTGGCTACAGAACACTTCAGGGTAAGGAACCATATCTACCTAAACGGTTGATGATATGGAGATAAAATACAAACCTCTGCACACACATTTTAACTATGGTCACACTCATGACATCAAATATGCATCCTACTCTGAAAATTTTTGTGCTAAACCTAAGCTAAAACAAAGCTTCAGGCACACTGACATGAAAAGACCCAAAAggatatgggtacctaagaagaAAATGATCTATGTTGTATATGTCCTTAGCAGTGAAGTCaaaacaccagtcatggtacctggactctggatgctcgcgtcacatgacgggaagaaggtctatgttccaaagcttggaacttaaatctggcGGAGACGTTAGTTTTGGAGAGAACCAAAAGGGAAAGATCATTGGATCAAGAACTATTGGTAATGGTAGCTCTCCCTTTATAACTAATTTGTTGTCTATTagtcaattaagtgataatggttatgatacagtctttaatcaaaagtcttgcaaggctgtaagtcagaaagaCGGATCAATCCTTTTTACTggtaagagaaagaataacatttataagattgatctttctgatctaaaatctcagaaagtaacttgtcttctgtctgtaaatgatgagcaatgggtttggcacagaagattgggacatgttagcTTGAGGAGGTTATCTCAACTAAACAAACTCAATTTGGTAAGAGGACTCCCCAATCTAAAGTTCAACtcaaatgctctttgtgaagcatgtcagaagggaaagttctcaaaatcttctttcaaagctaaaaatgttatttcttcttctagacctttagaac includes these proteins:
- the LOC131618802 gene encoding uncharacterized protein LOC131618802, which codes for MVSLEALVWPGRKKDEMDVQFLSKENQFIHSRIKDQSDKEWLFTAIYASPNNDNRKIMLEDIRRIAEDVKGPRLLARDFNDIAYNIDKKGGTLTSSSKCKLFRDRINECNLLHMETVGLKFTWRGPLFHGGQRIYEKLDRVPSNEE
- the LOC131617068 gene encoding probable BOI-related E3 ubiquitin-protein ligase 2 isoform X1, with product MTVEAHHLNILPSQQRLLNRNMNTNSTDTNLMNIYNHSSENLIPTPTPSYNNLFLEDNRHQNITDSDSNSNSNIVSLYPRDWINNYHFASYKNSLNVHHQNTDTDIDNLISQQMQKFRVELEEKRKREIKMIIEAIEIEMTKKMKAKEQEIEKLERMNMILEERVKTLVMENQIWRELAQNNEATVNALRNNLEQILREMKNEGAAEQDGESCCENGWRTLVLCAQDKEDGESEKKRWCRNCGERVSCVLILPCRHLCLCDLCVATVHICPICQSFKNSTLNINLS
- the LOC131617068 gene encoding probable BOI-related E3 ubiquitin-protein ligase 2 isoform X2 codes for the protein MTVEAHHLNILPSQQRLLNRNMNTNSTDTNLMNIYNHSSENLIPTPTPSYNNLFLEDNRHQNITDSDSNSNSNIVSLYPRDWINNYHFASYKNSLNVHHQNTDTDIDNLISQQKFRVELEEKRKREIKMIIEAIEIEMTKKMKAKEQEIEKLERMNMILEERVKTLVMENQIWRELAQNNEATVNALRNNLEQILREMKNEGAAEQDGESCCENGWRTLVLCAQDKEDGESEKKRWCRNCGERVSCVLILPCRHLCLCDLCVATVHICPICQSFKNSTLNINLS